The following proteins are encoded in a genomic region of Hyla sarda isolate aHylSar1 chromosome 3, aHylSar1.hap1, whole genome shotgun sequence:
- the LOC130361249 gene encoding interleukin-17F-like isoform X2, translating into MSVHCVDLHHLKKAACPPLARLPPTVKVSLNISGHDSLLLTGDVNKRSTSPWEYSYDRNVYRYPVVIAEAKCNMAVCVDAQGEVDNNVISVPIRQEILVLYHEMNKCVPSFKLEKKLVTVGCTCVRAIIKEQQ; encoded by the exons ATGTCTGTCCATTGTGTGGATCTTCATCATTTAAAGAAAGCAGCGTGTCCACCCCTCGCTAGATTACCCCCCACAGTGAAAGTCAGCCTGAACATAAGCGGACACGACTCCCTTCTCCTGACTGGTGATGTGAATAAGCGCTCCACCTCTCCATGGGAGTACAG CTATGACAGAAACGTGTACCGATACCCTGTGGTTATTGCCGAGGCCAAGTGTAATATGGCCGTGTGTGTGGATGCCCAGGGAGAGGTGGATAACAACGTAATTTCCGTCCCCATCAGACAAGAGATCCTGGTCCTTTACCATGAGATGAATAAATGCGTCCCCAGCTTCAAACTGGAGAAAAAGCTTGTGACCGTGGGCTGCACCTGCGTACGAGCCATCATCAAAGAGCAGCAATAG
- the LOC130361249 gene encoding interleukin-17F-like isoform X1, with product MEVLTAPGKLTAVLLFLGVTAFMSVHCVDLHHLKKAACPPLARLPPTVKVSLNISGHDSLLLTGDVNKRSTSPWEYSYDRNVYRYPVVIAEAKCNMAVCVDAQGEVDNNVISVPIRQEILVLYHEMNKCVPSFKLEKKLVTVGCTCVRAIIKEQQ from the exons ATGGAAGTCCTGACAGCACCCGGCAAG TTGACAGCAGTGCTGCTTTTCCTTGGAGTTACCGCTTTCATGTCTGTCCATTGTGTGGATCTTCATCATTTAAAGAAAGCAGCGTGTCCACCCCTCGCTAGATTACCCCCCACAGTGAAAGTCAGCCTGAACATAAGCGGACACGACTCCCTTCTCCTGACTGGTGATGTGAATAAGCGCTCCACCTCTCCATGGGAGTACAG CTATGACAGAAACGTGTACCGATACCCTGTGGTTATTGCCGAGGCCAAGTGTAATATGGCCGTGTGTGTGGATGCCCAGGGAGAGGTGGATAACAACGTAATTTCCGTCCCCATCAGACAAGAGATCCTGGTCCTTTACCATGAGATGAATAAATGCGTCCCCAGCTTCAAACTGGAGAAAAAGCTTGTGACCGTGGGCTGCACCTGCGTACGAGCCATCATCAAAGAGCAGCAATAG